The Borrelia sp. HM sequence ATTGATCCTGGTCATGGGGGGCTTGATCCTGGTGCTATTGTTAAAGCTAAAGATGGACTTAATAATGAAATTTTTGTTGTTGAGGATGAATATGTTTATGATATTGCGTTAAGACTTTATGTATATCTTAAAGAATATGGAGCCAATGTTGAATTGACTATTTTATCACCTGATCATTTAATTAGAGATAGTGTGTCTGCTAATAATACATTTGTTAATATTAAGAATGAAGTCTATAATAATTATGATTTGAATAAAACCGATACAGTTGATTCTTGGATAAATGGTACTCTGGAAGGTTTAAAGAAAAGATTGACTGTTGTAAATAAATTTGTCAATAAGTATAAAAATATTAAGTCAGAGGATATTCTTTATATTAGTTTACATTCAGATAATAGTGTTGGGGCTCCTAGATGCATGGGATTTTATTATCAGTCTGAGGAAGGCAAAGGATTTGATTCTCATTCTAAAAATATTATTGAAAAGATGACATCAGATTTTAAAAGAGTCCCTTATATTAAGGGGCAAAACCTTTATATGCTAAAAAATAATGTTGTTAAGACAAAATTTTTAGTTGAGCTTAGAAATTTGGCATTTGATGATGAGGCTTGGGCAATTAGATCTTCTAAGATTAGAGATCGGGATTCTAGAATACTTGCTACTGCTATTTTAAAAATTTTATAATTACTATATTATCTAAATATACTTGACAAAAGCATTTCAATTTATCATAATATCTAAATATTAGATCCCCTATAGCTCAGTGGTAGAGCAGGTGGCTGTTAACCACTTGGTCGGAGGTTCAAATCCTTCTGGGGGAGCTTTTTTTACTTATTTGAAATTATTTTTTCAATTTCTTCTCGTTTTATATTGAAGTAGTTTAATCTTTCAAGAAATTTTTTATTATTTCCACTTCCCAGTTTTAATTGTTTTTGTATTTGTTCTCTTTTATGTTTAGAGTGTTTTCCTATGATGCCAAGTTCTATTAAATCATTTAAACTTAAACTTTCCTTGTGTTGTTCATTGTAAAAAGTACCTATTTCTTTAATAATGCTTATTATTTCAAGTTTAGAAGACATTTCTACTTCTTTATCAATATTTTTAAGATGGGCATGTTTAATCTTATCTTGATTTGAACAGCCGACTTTTTTAAGAATATTTTTCCTAATTAGGTTTCCTGCCTTGTCACTGTCAGTAAAAATAATTATTCCATTTGTTTCTATTGCTTTTTTTAAAATATTAATAGTTTCTTGTTTAAGATACAATCCACCAGTTTCAACTATAGTACACTTAAATAGTTCTTTTATTCTCTTAGCATCATTTTTCCCTTCAACTACAATTATTTCTTTTATTTGCTTCAGATTTAATTCCAATTTTCAAAAAATACTCTAATAAGTTTTATTGCTTCTATATGATCTGATATTGCAATAGTTTCTCTTAAAGAGTGCATTCCCCACATTGGTATTCCAATATCTATTGTTTCAATACCTGTTTGTGAATTTGCAATTGGACCAATTGTAGTGCCAGAATTGGTATTTGCTTTCATTATTATTTCTTGAGTTTTAATATTATTCTTCATAGCTAGTAATTTAAGTTTTGCATATCCATTTGCTGTTGTTGCATATTTGAAGTTAGCATTACTTTTAATAGTGATGCCTTTGCCTAGAGCGATTTGATAATTTGGGTCATGTTTTTCTATATATCCTGGATGAGTCCCATGTGCACCATCCATTGAAATGTTGAATGATTTATTTAGTTTGATTAAGTGTTCTTCTTTTTCTAGATTTAAAGCATGATCAATTCTTTCTAATACTTCTGTTAATAGTTTGGAGTTAGCCCCTCTAGAAGTTAAAGATCCAATCTCTTCATTGTCAAAAAATACAATTACTTTATTTCTATTATGATTCGTGTGAACAAATGCATTCATGATTGCGTGACATCCTGCTTTATTGTCAAGATTTTTAGATGCCAAAAATTCGCCTTCACTACCTATAATTTTTGCCTGTTCAGATGCTGTGAATATTAAATCACATGATAGAAAATCTTTTTCAGATATTTGCAGCTTTTCTAAAATTTTTTCTTTAATGCTTTTTTGGAGACTTGTAATGATTATAATGTGTTCGTGAGCATCGTATGCAAATCCTTCATTTGCTTTTCGGTTTAGATGAATGGCTACATTTGGTATAATTCCAATATTTTCAATTGTTATTAGTTCTGAGTTAATTATTCCATCTTTATTAAAGTATACAAATCCTGCTAGGCTTAAATCTCTATCAGTCCATGTTGAAATGATTGGGCTACCATAGACTTCTATATGGTTAGAAAATACATTATTTGTTTTCTTGATAGATTCTATTTTAAGTTTTAAGCTAGGACTATCAGAGTGTGCTGTTGCTATTAGGAATGGTTCGTGTACATTGTTAGTGTTAATGTTAAATGCAATGAGACTTGTACCTTCTTTTTTTACATAGTAAAATCCCGTTTCTAATGACCATTTATTATCAAGTTTGAGTTCTTTTGCATTGAGATAATACACTAGTTTTTGTTCAATATAGGTTACTACATGGTATGGAGTTAGACTTTTATCTAGTAAGTTTTGTAAATGCGATATATCTAGTGTTTGGTCATACATTATGTTTTTTCTCCTATGGTTTTGTTGTTTTAATACCTATTATTTTATTATAATAAGCTCATAAGTGTACATATGTTAAGGAGATTAGATGGGTAAATTTTATAAATTGATGTTTATTCCTTTAATATTTATTGCTTGTACTGCTGTTTCAGAAGTTAATTTAAAAGATGATGTAAGTGGGACGGTTTCATTAATATTTAATGTTAATAAAGAATTTGAAAGGATCAGAAAAGAAATTGTAACAACTCTTGGGGGAGAGGAAGTTGCTAAGATTCCTCTTTTCCCTGTTGATACAATAAAGCAATTTTTTGACAATGAAGGTAATAAGTTAGGTCTTAAACTTTTAAATATTAAGTCAGATGATGATTCTTTTTATTTAGATATTCAATTTAATAGTTTGATTGAGATCTTAAGAGAATATTTTACACAGGAAAAATTGCCTATATTTATGATAAGAAACAAAAATGGGAAAAATATTCTTAATATTGATGTTAATTTGAAAAATATTACTAAGATCATTAATTCAAATAAGGAAGGTATGAACGATGCTCTTGCGACACTATTACCCTCAGAAGAAATTCCAATGTCTGAAAAAGAGTATAAAGATGCTTTGGTTTATTTTCTCTCAGATTTTACCCCATATGCCAATCAGCTTATTGATAACTCTAATCTTACAGTTAAGATTAAGACATCAAGAAAAATTCAAGAACAGTTTGGATTTGATCAGATTAACTCGAATACTTTAGAGCTTAAATTGGATATGATTAGGACTTTAAGTCTTGAAAAGCCAATAAAATTAAAGTTAGTTTATTAAACTTTTTGTAAATATTATTTTAAGGAATTCTATATTAAGAGATAAGAATTAATTCTTATCTCTTAATATAGAATTCCTATTAATATGCCTGTTATTAAGGTTCCAATTAAGATAGATATTATCCACATTAATGGGTTAATTACTATTGGGAGAATAAAAATACCACCATGTGGGGCCATAAGTTTTACTTCGAAGAATGCAGATAGGAAACCTCCAATAGATGATCCTATTATACATGCAGGTATTATTTTAAAAGGATCTGCAGCGGCTAAAGGGATTACTCCTTCTGTTATAAAACATGCACCTAAAATGTAACAAATTTTCCCAGCTTCTTTTTCTTCTTGTGAAAACTTATTCTTAAAGATACTAGTTGCAAGTGCTACTCCAAGTGGAGGTGTCATTCCTCCTAACATTATGCTTGCATGAGGGATATAGTTTTTTGCAGTTATCATTGCAATTCCAAATGCGTAGGCTGCTTTATTTATAGGACCACCCATATCTATCGCCATCATTCCACCAAGCAATGCACCCAATAGTGCCATATTTATCCCGCTTAGCGAATTTAATATATTTGTTATTGATGTGTTAATATATGCAATTGGTGTTAGTAAAGAATATGTTAAAAAGCCTGATATTAGTACTGAGAAAAAAGGGTAGGTTAAAACGGGGTTTATACTACTTATTTTTACTGGTATTATTTTTTTACTTATTGATTTGATTGCTAAAGTTATATATCCGGAAAGAAATCCTGCTATGATCCCTCCTAAGAAACCTGCGTTTCCTTTGCTCATCATTAATCCTGTAATCATTCCAGGTGTAAGTCCAGGTCTTTCTGCTATACTAAATGAAATATATCCAGCAAGTATTGGAATCATTAGGAAGAAAGCATTATTACCTCCGATGTACATTAAAATATCAGCTATTTTATTATAACTTGGATCATTTGGATCAAAAGCCTGAATGCCAAACATGAATGATATTGCAATAATTATTCCTCCAGATACTACAAATGGAAGCATGAAGGATACACCATTCATTAAGTGTTTATATGCATTTCCTGTTTGATTATATTTTTCATTTTTTTCTTTAACTTCATTACTAGTATAAATCTTTGCTTTATTTTCAATAATATTTTGAATTAGTTCTTTTGCTTTGTGTATTCCCTCTTTAACTCCAACTTCAATTAATAGTTTGCCATTAAATCTTTCTTTATCAACAGTTTTTCCAGCTGCAATAATTATACCTTTTGCTCTTTTTATATCTTCATTGTTTAGTAGATTATCAATTCCACTAGAACCATTAGTTTCTATTTTGATTTCTACGTTTAGTTCGGCTGCTGCTCGTTTTAGGCTGTCGGCTGCCATATATGTATGGGCAATTCCTGTGGGGCAGGCTGTTACTGCTAGAATGAAGTTTTTGAAACTATTTTCATTAATCTTTATATCTGTATTGCTGTTTAAAATAATTTCTAAAAATCTGTTTGTATCGTTGATGGTCATGATTTCTTGTCTTAAAGCCCCATCGTTAAAGATTTTATTAAGATTAGATATTATTTTAATATGCTCATTGCCTGTAATATTTTCAGGAACAGCCATCATGAAAAATAATTTTGAGGCTTTCGAGTCAGAAGCGCTAAAATCAAAACCTTCTCCTTCAACTCTTAATATAGCTATTCCATGTTTTTTAACAAAATTACCTTTTGCATGTGGCATTGCAATATGTTCCTCAAGTCCTGTTCCGCTTATTGCCTCTCTTTTTTTAATCTCTTTGATAAAGGCTTCTTTGTTTGTTAAATATCCATTTTCATTAAGCATATCGGTCATTTTTTCAATAACATCATCTTTACTCTTGCCTTTATAATTTAATATGATTAATTTATTAGAAAATAAATCTTTCATAAGGGACTTCTCCTTGCTATTATTATTATTAATATTATTATATCTGTATTATACTTATTATTGGTACGGATATTGTAGCATATGGTTAATGATTATTATAATCATTAATTAATATATTTATTAATTGTTTTATTTATTTGATGAATAAGGAGCTTGATTTGATATATACTCTTACTCTTAATCCTTCAATTGATTATAAGATGATTGTAGATAGATTTCAAGAAGGATGTCTTAATAATATTGTTAGTCATAATTTTTTGGCTGGTGGTAAAGGTATAAATGTCAGTAGTGTGCTTAAGAATTTTAGAATGGAAAGTGTTATTTTTGGATTTTTGGGTGGATTTACGGGTGATTTTATAAAATCCACTCTTGATTTAATGCAAATAAAGCATGATTTTGTTAGTATATCTTGTAATACTAGAATAAATATTAAAATTATGTCAGATGGAAAAGAGACAGAAATTAATGGCAATTCACCTGATATTTTGAAGAGTGATTTTCAGTCTTTAATTTTCAAATTGAAAAAATTAGATAAAGGCATATTAATTATGTCTGGTAGCGTTCCAAGCTCGCTTGGATATAGTGCTTATAATGAAATAGCTGAAAATCTTTCAAAAAACATTCAGTTGATTATTGATACTAGTGGTATTGCATTGCAAAAAATTGTATATCTTAATCCTTTTTTAATCAAGCCAAATATTAAGGAACTTGAAGAACTTTTAGGTAATAATTTAAATTCTAGCAAGGAATTAATTGATGCTGGATATAAGATTATGGACATGGGTGTTCAAAATCTTATAGTTTCAATGGGAAGCGATGGGGCTTTTTTTATGAATAATAAAAATATTTTTATGGCTAGTGTTCCTAAAATTAATGCAAAAAGTACTATTGGTGCAGGAGATTCTGTTATTGCTGGATTTATATATACATATATGAAAGGAGGTTCTTTTTGTGACTCTTTTAGATTTGGAGTTGCATCAGGTACAGCAACGGCGCTTAAAGGTCAACTTTGTAATCTTGATGATGTTAATGCTATTCTTGATAAGGTGGAAATTAAATATCTTTAATTTTTTTCTTTAGTATGCATAATTTAATTAGTTTTAGCTTTTAATTTAAGTAAAACTTTGTAAAAAGACGATCCATTATCGGGAGCGACGGGACTCGAACCCGCGACCTCCTGCGTGACAGGCAGGCATTCTAACCAGCTGAACTACGCCCCCAAATACAATACCTTAAGATTATATTGTTTTTCTTTTTATTTGTCAATTTGATTTAATGACTCAATGCATTTATGTAATCTAAAATCTTTGAATCTCTTTCTACTTTTTTTAGACTAACATTTTTAATAATATTTTTGCTTGATATTATTTCTATACTTTCTTTAGCTCTTGTTATTGCAGTATAGAGTAGTTCTTTTGTTAAGAACGGATGGTCTTCTAGTATTATTTGTACATGCTGATATTCAGAACCTTGGCTTTTATGTATTGTTGTTGCAAAACTAATTTCATATTTATCAAGTAAATTAAGATTTATTTTTGTATATTTTTCGTCCTCTTTTTTAAATAGAGCATAAATTTTAGAATTTTCTCTAAAAATAATACCTCTTTCTCCATTAAATAGATTATTCTTATAGTCATTTTGAGTAATTAAAATTATTTGTCCAATTAAATCGCCATATACTTTTTTTAAATCCAATTTTATTATTTCATTAATTTTTTTTGTTCCAAATCTTCCAAAATTTTTTGAACATAAAATTGTATTATTAAGTAGAGTATTTATTATTGATTCGACTTCTTGATCTTTTAATGAATTAAGATCGAAGTTAGATATATCTTTATATAAGTTTTTTCTGTAGTTTAATAGTTCGTGTTCAATATTTACTTTATCTATATCTTTTAAAATTATATTTTTGTTAGCATTAAGTTGAAGATCAATTAAATTCGTATCTTCTTTATAGATTGCTTTTGCTAATAAATTTATCTCATCGTTACTTCTAAAATTTTTTTTAAGTATTTCTACATTTTCATCACTTATATCTTTTATTTTCATAAGGCTTGCATATACATTTCCTCCAGCTATTGAAGGAAGTTGATTCTTATCTCCTGTTATGATAAGTTTTGTGTTTATTTTGATTGCCTTTAACAATTTTAAAAAAGTACTTGCATCTATCATAGATGCTTCATCAATTATTATTATTTCAAAATCTAGAAAATTGGCTTCATCGTATTTGTTGACTTTGCTAATAAATGAGATTTTTAGTAATTTTTGTATTGTACTATGTTCTGTTTCAATATTTTTAAATGATTCCTTTAAACTTGACTTTAATTTTTGACTTGCTTTTCCTGTTGGGGCTATAAGAGCTACTTTTTGCTTAATGTTCAAGTGAATATCTATTGCCTTTAAAATATAATTGATAGTTGTTGTTTTTCCTGTTCCAGGGCCTCCACTTAGTATAAAAAAGTTACTTTTGAGAGATTTTTTGACTGAATTAATCTGTTCTTCACTTAGTCCTTTGGTGTTTAATTTGGTTATAATATCTTGTATTCTTTGATCACTTATTTTACTTTTATAGTCTTTAAGTCTTTGATCTATTTTTTGTATTAGTTCTTCTTCTTCTCTGAAATTTTTTTGGGTATAGATATGTATATTATTTTCTAATATTAAAGGAGTTGTGATTTTTTCATTTTGATTGTAATTTGCCATGATATTATTTTCTTTTAAAAGTGCGATCATGGAATTCATTTTTGTTGGTTTTGTAAATTGTGCAAGTTCTTCTAGTATATCTATTGATTTTTGATAAGATTGATTTTCTTTGTCTAATTCCAAGCGAGTATATTCAATTGTTTTTTGAATATCTTTTATTAGTAGATGAATGTTGGCTCTTAAATGTCCTTTAGAAAGATAATTAAATAAAAATATTAAAAAAATAGCAAGTTCTTTCGACTGTTCATTTTGTATGTTTTTTGTAAGTAAGTATGCTTTGTAGTAGTTTGCTATGTTTATGTTTAAAGTTTCAATTATTTCATGGATTTTAAGTTCTGGACCTAAATAATTCATTTTATGATCTTTTAAAAATTCCCTTAACACTAAATAATTTCTCATATTGTCCTTTTAATGGTTGAATTGTAAATGTATTTGTTCTAAATCTAATTCTTTAAATTTTGGTATATTAGTATAAATCCCATTTTGAGTTTTAGATTGTTCTTTAGTAATATTTTGAAATGCTCTTGTAAAGAGGTATATTACCCCTCCAAAATTATTGTTATATTCTTCTGTAGTCTTAAAGAATATTTTTTTTATGCCTAGTGAGTAAATTTTGTATTGTAAATCATACTGTTCTTGTTTGATCGTTTTTTTTAATCTCATTGTATTGTAATCTTTTAAGTTTTTTCCAAGGTAATTTGTTTTATAGTCTAGAATATAAATTTTATTATTTATCTTAAATATAAGGTCAATGATTCCTTTTATATAGCCATTATTTAATGTCAAATCTAATTTGTTTTGATAATTAAAGAGAGACTTTTGTTTGTAGATTTTTGTATTTATTTTGATTAAAAATTCCATTTCTTTTTGCACTTCTTGAATGTCACATAATCTTGCATTGATAAATTTAATTTGAGTATTTAGCATGTTGTAGATCATATTTGTTAGTATTTCTTGTATTTTTGGTGTATTTAATTTTGGATTAAAATGTTCTATTTTTTTTTGTACAAGGGAGATGTTGATTTTTTGAAAGTTGTTTAAATTATTTTTTGCGTCGTTGAAATTTATATCTTTCATTATGGCATGTAAAATATTCCCGATATCTTTACCCCTTGGAAGTGTTTCTTCAGTAAGAGTATGATCATTATAATAAGTCTCATCATAAAAAGTCTCATCACTTCTAATTTCTTTATTTTTGGCATAATAATTGGATTTATAAATTGACGCAAGGCTTGTATAGCTGTGTGTATATTCTTTTATAAACAGGTTTTTGTTGATTGGTGTTGGTGGGCTCAATTTTGTGTCTTTTGTAATATTTGTTTCTAATTTATTAAAGGGATGCATTTTAATAAGGTTGTATACATTAAAATCTAGATTTATTCCATCAATTACTTTTATTTCTGCTAATTCTAATATTTTGTTGATTATTGTTCCTTGATTGATAATAAATAGAGAAAATCTAGATCGTGTTGTTCCTACATAAAAAATGTTTTTCTCCTCATTGAAGGTTTTTTGTTTGGCAAATTGTTGATTTTTTTTTAATTTTAAAAAGTCATATTCTGTCTTATTGTCTAAGCAAAACTTATAAAATGGATCAGATTTTTTTAGTATATTATCATTGTTTTGTGTATCACCTATTAAGAATACAATATTAAGACTTAGTCCTTTTGATTTATGAATTGTCATTATTTCTATAGATTTACTTTCTTGAATTATATTTTGATCTTCATCTTGTTGGTCAATATTTTCATTAATTATTAGGCTTTCTAGAGTGTATATTAATGATTCTATATTTTTTTCTTCATAATAAATTTTAGATATAAAATCTAGGCTTGTTTGATAATTTTTAAGTGATTCAAATTTTTTTTCAACTATTAGAGTTTCTTTGTAGCTTTTTTTTGATTGTGCAAATTCAATAAATGTAGGATTATTAAGATTTTTTGCTAAACTGACCCATAACTCTTTATTTGAGACAATATTATCTATTGCTTTGATTAGTGTTATTTCTTGATTTTCAAGTAAATGTATGATTTCAATAATAGCTTCTTCTATATATTTTATTTCATTTCTTTCAATTAAGCTTAGATATAATACCCATGGCATGTTTATTATTTTGCTGGTTAATATATAATTTAGAGTTTGAAAATTTTGTTTCCTATCTAGACATTTGATCAGATAAAATACTTCATTAAACTCTTTTGTTTTAAATAATAATTCTTCGATCTTAAAATTTGTTTTTATATCTTGCTTTTTAAGTTCTTTGTCTATTAAATATATTTCTTTGCTAGTTCTACAAAGCACTTTGATGTCTGATTCTGTAATTTGTCTAAGTTGATTATTATCATAAATTTTTCCATTTGTTATCAGGTATTTTATTGTTAGTGCTGTCTTTTGTAAGATATTTCTATCTTCTTCAATTTCAATTATATTTATTGCTTTTATCTTTTGATCATTTACAAAAATTTTATTTTCATCATTATTGGGATTTGTTATTGCCTTTTTGAATTCTATTCGTTCTATTTCATCTGTAAATGTTTTATTATAGATATTATCAAACATAATATTTAAAGGTTCAACTAATTCTTTATTTGATCTATGATTTGTTAGCAAAGTTATTCTTGCATCATTTTTTATTTTATCTTTTATTTTTTGATTGTAAAACGATATATCAGCATTTCTAAATGTATAAATTATTTGCTTTGGATCGGCAATAAATACTACTTTTATGCCACAAGAATTAAGCAGTTCAAATATTTCTATTTGTATGATGTCTAAATCTTGTGCTTCGTCTATTAATATTATTTTATATTTATTTTTTATTGAATTTAATAGTTTGCTATTATAAGATTCTAGGTATTGTTTAAAATGTAGCATTATATGTTTTTGGTCTATTGTGTTTGTTAAATGAATAGTATTTGCAAGTTCTTTTTCTATATATTGAAGTATCTTATATTCTACTTTTAGTCTAATATATTTCTTAAGTTTACTTTCATCTTCTTGATATGTGTTTGTTTCATTGCTAAGTTCTATTAAATCATTTTTTATCTTTAGTTCTTTATCTGATAGAGTAGCATTCTTTTGAAGATTAGATTCTATTATTTTATAGAAAAATTTATTGTGTATCAGTATGTCTGTTATTTTTACTATATCTTTTTCATAATTATATTTTATAGTTGATATTTTCACTCCTTGGTTATGTTTATTGAGGAAAGTTCTTTTTTCTTGCATAGTCATTTCGTTTAATGCTTTGATAATTAAATTGTAATTATGAATTAATCTATTCTTATTTATGAGGATTTTTTCAAAAATTGTTTGTTTTTTTATCCAATCTCCAAGTTCTTTTGTTTTATTTCTTTTATATGCTTGTCTCATATATTGAGCCATATCTTTTGTATTTTTAAATTTGGATTTAAAGATTTCAAATTCATACTCTTTAATTTGTAATTCTTTTTTTAATGAGTTTGCTTTTCTTAAAAACTCATAAACTATTTCATCTATCTCTGATTTGAAGTTTGTTTTTACACTATATCTGGAAAAATTTTCTGTCTCTATTTGAAAATTGTTTAAAGAGTGTAGTGCAAATTTATTTATTGTTGAAATAAAAATTTTATTTGATTGCTCATAGATTGTTTGTAGATATTGATTTGGTTTTGAATTTTGATATTCAGTTTCAATTGATTTTAATATTCGAATTAGCATCTCTTCTGTTGCTTTTTTTGTAAATGTTAGTACCAAGATTTCACTTGGAGAATACATTTTGTTTGTGAGTAGGTTAGTAATAGTATTTTCAAGTGTATAGGTTTTTCCAGTTCCTGCTGAAGCTTCAATTAATATTTTTTCATTATCTTTAATTTTATCTATTATTTTTGTCATAGGATTAATTTTATAGTCTTAAATAAATTTAGCATAGAAATCCTTAAGTACCTTTTCTAAGTTTGCATTTATGATTAGGTCGTGAGTATCTTTAAATCTGTTATAGTATGGACACCATGTTATATCTTTTTGTTTGAGAATAAATTCCATATTTTTATTAATATTAATGCTTTTTTTTAGATATTTTATTTGTGTTTTTAACGTTGTTGGCAATTCGTTTATATTTTTTATTTTAGTTAAACTTTTCTGTATTAAATCTTTATAGATTGGTGTGGGGTAGCTTGAAATATATGCTATTTGTTTTAGTAGATTTGAAAGATCCAAAGAGTTTATTATTCCATTGATATATTTATTATTGAGTGATATTTTAGAATTTTCATAAATGATTCTTATTTCCTGAATTGAGTCCATATTATTAATTTTGCTTTTTAAAATTAGTCCCATTATATATAGATTTATTTTTCTAATAATTTTATCTTGGCTGTAATCTTTTTTTTCTATATTGATATAATAATATCTATTATCAATTTTATAGATGTTTTTAAGTTTTCCGTTTAACTTAAATTCTAATATTTCACCTTCAAAGTTAATGGGTATAGTTTGATTTAATATGATTTCTGTTTCTTGCATTTTAGAGAATTCTTGAAAATTAATAGCAATATTATTTTTAATTTCATTGAATTTCCCTATAAATTCTTCTTTTAAGTTTGTCTTTTTAATGTTTATAGGCATTATTCCTTTTTGAATTTGGTTCTCAATTATGTTGTCTATTATTTTTAATATATGATTATCATCAATTTTATTTCTTATGCATTCGTGTATTGGTATTATATTATTCATTAATTGATAATTAAAATTATCAGTATCAATAATTTGTTCTTCTTGATTTTCCTTAATTATACTGATTTGGCTTATGTCTTTGATATATATATTTAATATTTCTTCATAAAAATATTTATAGGGATTAGTCATAGCTTTATTGATATCTTCTATTTCTAGCGTAATTTGTTTTTGTAATTTAATTCTTTTTTGTTTGAATTTTGAAGGCTTGCTTTTTTGTAATGACTT is a genomic window containing:
- the rnmV gene encoding ribonuclease M5, translating into MELNLKQIKEIIVVEGKNDAKRIKELFKCTIVETGGLYLKQETINILKKAIETNGIIIFTDSDKAGNLIRKNILKKVGCSNQDKIKHAHLKNIDKEVEMSSKLEIISIIKEIGTFYNEQHKESLSLNDLIELGIIGKHSKHKREQIQKQLKLGSGNNKKFLERLNYFNIKREEIEKIISNK
- a CDS encoding M18 family aminopeptidase, with amino-acid sequence MMYDQTLDISHLQNLLDKSLTPYHVVTYIEQKLVYYLNAKELKLDNKWSLETGFYYVKKEGTSLIAFNINTNNVHEPFLIATAHSDSPSLKLKIESIKKTNNVFSNHIEVYGSPIISTWTDRDLSLAGFVYFNKDGIINSELITIENIGIIPNVAIHLNRKANEGFAYDAHEHIIIITSLQKSIKEKILEKLQISEKDFLSCDLIFTASEQAKIIGSEGEFLASKNLDNKAGCHAIMNAFVHTNHNRNKVIVFFDNEEIGSLTSRGANSKLLTEVLERIDHALNLEKEEHLIKLNKSFNISMDGAHGTHPGYIEKHDPNYQIALGKGITIKSNANFKYATTANGYAKLKLLAMKNNIKTQEIIMKANTNSGTTIGPIANSQTGIETIDIGIPMWGMHSLRETIAISDHIEAIKLIRVFFENWN
- a CDS encoding fructose-specific PTS transporter subunit EIIC, with amino-acid sequence MKDLFSNKLIILNYKGKSKDDVIEKMTDMLNENGYLTNKEAFIKEIKKREAISGTGLEEHIAMPHAKGNFVKKHGIAILRVEGEGFDFSASDSKASKLFFMMAVPENITGNEHIKIISNLNKIFNDGALRQEIMTINDTNRFLEIILNSNTDIKINENSFKNFILAVTACPTGIAHTYMAADSLKRAAAELNVEIKIETNGSSGIDNLLNNEDIKRAKGIIIAAGKTVDKERFNGKLLIEVGVKEGIHKAKELIQNIIENKAKIYTSNEVKEKNEKYNQTGNAYKHLMNGVSFMLPFVVSGGIIIAISFMFGIQAFDPNDPSYNKIADILMYIGGNNAFFLMIPILAGYISFSIAERPGLTPGMITGLMMSKGNAGFLGGIIAGFLSGYITLAIKSISKKIIPVKISSINPVLTYPFFSVLISGFLTYSLLTPIAYINTSITNILNSLSGINMALLGALLGGMMAIDMGGPINKAAYAFGIAMITAKNYIPHASIMLGGMTPPLGVALATSIFKNKFSQEEKEAGKICYILGACFITEGVIPLAAADPFKIIPACIIGSSIGGFLSAFFEVKLMAPHGGIFILPIVINPLMWIISILIGTLITGILIGILY
- the pfkB gene encoding 1-phosphofructokinase, coding for MIYTLTLNPSIDYKMIVDRFQEGCLNNIVSHNFLAGGKGINVSSVLKNFRMESVIFGFLGGFTGDFIKSTLDLMQIKHDFVSISCNTRINIKIMSDGKETEINGNSPDILKSDFQSLIFKLKKLDKGILIMSGSVPSSLGYSAYNEIAENLSKNIQLIIDTSGIALQKIVYLNPFLIKPNIKELEELLGNNLNSSKELIDAGYKIMDMGVQNLIVSMGSDGAFFMNNKNIFMASVPKINAKSTIGAGDSVIAGFIYTYMKGGSFCDSFRFGVASGTATALKGQLCNLDDVNAILDKVEIKYL
- the recD gene encoding exodeoxyribonuclease V subunit alpha — its product is MRNYLVLREFLKDHKMNYLGPELKIHEIIETLNINIANYYKAYLLTKNIQNEQSKELAIFLIFLFNYLSKGHLRANIHLLIKDIQKTIEYTRLELDKENQSYQKSIDILEELAQFTKPTKMNSMIALLKENNIMANYNQNEKITTPLILENNIHIYTQKNFREEEELIQKIDQRLKDYKSKISDQRIQDIITKLNTKGLSEEQINSVKKSLKSNFFILSGGPGTGKTTTINYILKAIDIHLNIKQKVALIAPTGKASQKLKSSLKESFKNIETEHSTIQKLLKISFISKVNKYDEANFLDFEIIIIDEASMIDASTFLKLLKAIKINTKLIITGDKNQLPSIAGGNVYASLMKIKDISDENVEILKKNFRSNDEINLLAKAIYKEDTNLIDLQLNANKNIILKDIDKVNIEHELLNYRKNLYKDISNFDLNSLKDQEVESIINTLLNNTILCSKNFGRFGTKKINEIIKLDLKKVYGDLIGQIILITQNDYKNNLFNGERGIIFRENSKIYALFKKEDEKYTKINLNLLDKYEISFATTIHKSQGSEYQHVQIILEDHPFLTKELLYTAITRAKESIEIISSKNIIKNVSLKKVERDSKILDYINALSH